In one Candidatus Aminicenantes bacterium genomic region, the following are encoded:
- a CDS encoding metalloregulator ArsR/SmtB family transcription factor: MIAIVTIFKALADDTRLRVLKLLGRGELCVCEIAAALDMEQPRLSFHLRILKEAGIVQVRRQERWILYRLNEGDLFIRFLLLAIAERISAEQAGLDRKRLAAFGGREKACAPQRPAKKKGRHV, encoded by the coding sequence ATGATCGCTATTGTCACCATCTTCAAGGCCCTGGCCGACGATACGCGGCTGCGGGTGCTGAAGCTGCTGGGCCGCGGCGAGTTGTGCGTCTGCGAGATCGCCGCCGCCCTGGACATGGAGCAGCCGCGCCTCTCGTTCCATCTGCGCATCCTGAAGGAGGCGGGCATCGTACAAGTCCGGCGCCAGGAGCGCTGGATCCTCTACCGCCTGAACGAGGGCGACCTGTTCATCCGTTTCCTGCTGCTGGCCATCGCCGAGCGGATTTCGGCCGAGCAAGCCGGCCTCGATCGGAAACGCCTGGCTGCCTTCGGAGGCCGCGAGAAGGCGTGCGCTCCCCAGCGCCCGGCGAAAAAGAAAGGGCGGCATGTTTAG